One window of Nitrospirota bacterium genomic DNA carries:
- a CDS encoding ComF family protein, with protein MDILKHILNIIFPALCKQCGGSADSSFYTSCFCNNCWDGIKWFDGLCCQRCGMPFPSIETPVDYFKASPGHTCGDCVKSPPYFDKAISAGPYKDVLAEAIKLFKYKKKIHIGMALTEEVMKLCMEGNSLPFKGRVRACPRSSNRGVGMGLSSDAFIKPDCAIPVPLHPQRLREREFNQSAIIASVISSRFDIAMLTNVLLRQRYTKPQVELGFRERKENVEGAFILQNKEAVMGRNIILVDDVFTTGSTVNECAKVLKKNGAEKVYVITIARMV; from the coding sequence ATGGATATACTAAAACACATATTGAATATTATATTTCCCGCTTTATGTAAGCAATGCGGCGGTTCTGCAGATAGTTCTTTTTACACATCCTGTTTTTGTAATAATTGCTGGGATGGAATAAAGTGGTTTGACGGGTTATGCTGTCAGAGGTGTGGTATGCCTTTTCCCTCTATCGAAACTCCTGTAGATTATTTTAAAGCATCTCCCGGCCATACTTGCGGAGACTGCGTCAAAAGCCCTCCATATTTCGACAAGGCCATCTCCGCAGGTCCATACAAAGACGTACTTGCTGAGGCAATAAAACTTTTCAAATATAAAAAAAAGATCCACATCGGCATGGCATTGACAGAAGAGGTAATGAAGTTATGTATGGAGGGAAATTCCCTCCCCTTCAAGGGGAGGGTTAGAGCCTGCCCCCGAAGTAGTAATCGGGGGGTGGGGATGGGTTTATCTTCCGATGCTTTCATAAAGCCTGATTGTGCAATCCCCGTCCCCCTTCATCCCCAACGCCTGCGTGAAAGGGAGTTCAATCAGTCTGCGATTATAGCATCAGTAATAAGCTCAAGGTTTGATATAGCTATGCTGACCAATGTCCTCCTCAGACAGCGATATACAAAACCGCAGGTCGAACTCGGGTTCAGGGAACGAAAAGAGAATGTTGAGGGGGCGTTCATTTTACAGAATAAAGAGGCAGTCATGGGCAGAAACATCATTCTTGTTGATGATGTCTTCACCACAGGCTCTACAGTAAATGAATGTGCAAAGGTACTAAAGAAAAACGGTGCAGAAAAAGTTTATGTCATTACAATTGCAAGGATGGTCTGA
- the ndk gene encoding nucleoside-diphosphate kinase, with product MERTLSLIKPDGVRKNLIGEVIRVFEQNGLRIAALKMLWLSKKEAEGFYIVHKDRPFYDSLTTFMSSGPIAALVLEGENAIKKNRELMGATNPAEALKGTIRGNFGGGIEENVVHGSDSIASADFEIPYFFSKLEQL from the coding sequence ATGGAAAGAACACTTTCGCTTATAAAGCCGGATGGGGTGAGAAAGAACCTTATTGGAGAGGTTATCAGGGTTTTTGAACAAAATGGATTGAGGATAGCTGCTTTGAAGATGTTATGGCTTTCCAAGAAAGAGGCAGAAGGGTTTTATATTGTTCACAAGGACAGGCCGTTCTATGACAGCCTCACTACTTTTATGTCCTCCGGCCCTATTGCAGCCTTAGTTCTGGAGGGTGAGAATGCAATTAAGAAGAACAGGGAATTAATGGGTGCTACCAATCCTGCAGAGGCCCTGAAGGGGACAATAAGGGGTAACTTCGGCGGCGGCATAGAGGAGAATGTGGTTCACGGGTCAGACTCAATTGCATCTGCTGATTTTGAGATCCCATATTTCTTTAGTAAGTTAGAACAACTATAA